A segment of the Candidatus Neomarinimicrobiota bacterium genome:
TATCTTTTAAAATGCGGAAAAATGGCGGGGTTTTGTTGAATTTCTCGCCGTATCAACACAGCAGATCGGCGGAGTCTCAGACCGTCTTGCCGAACAGCGTCTGCGCGATCCAGCCGGCGATGGGCGCGAAGAAGAAAGTGCTGGCGAAGCGGATCAGGGCCAGTCTCCAGCCCAGGATGCCCACTTCGAGGGGCAGGCGGCTGAAGGCCCACAGGGACCAGCCGGTGAGGAAGGCGACCATGGTGCCGACGCCGGCCCCGGCCCGCAGCAGCCCGGTGGCGATGGGCAGGCTGACGTAGGGTCCGCCGGGAGTCAGGGCGCCGGTCAGAGTGCCGATTAGCAGCCCGCGCCAACCGGACTCCAGCCCCACCCAGCGGGAGATGAGTTCCCGGGGCAGAAAAGCCTGCACCATGCTGGCCACGATAAAGGCGCAGACCAGCATGGGGAGGATCTCGATGATCATGTTCAGGGCCGATTTCAGACCGGTGAGGTGTTCGCCCTGCCCGCGCCAGAAGCCGACCAGTAGCAGTGCAAGGGCCAGGACGCCCATGATGATGGTGGGGACCAGCATGTTTGATTTCCTCTGCTTTTTAGCTGTCATGATATCTAATCATTCTGGATCAGAAGTGTAAGCGCCCAGCAGGAGCTGGCTTATTGCTTACTATCCCTTC
Coding sequences within it:
- a CDS encoding permease; amino-acid sequence: MTAKKQRKSNMLVPTIIMGVLALALLLVGFWRGQGEHLTGLKSALNMIIEILPMLVCAFIVASMVQAFLPRELISRWVGLESGWRGLLIGTLTGALTPGGPYVSLPIATGLLRAGAGVGTMVAFLTGWSLWAFSRLPLEVGILGWRLALIRFASTFFFAPIAGWIAQTLFGKTV